The following are encoded together in the Peromyscus leucopus breed LL Stock chromosome 1, UCI_PerLeu_2.1, whole genome shotgun sequence genome:
- the LOC114695213 gene encoding 40S ribosomal protein S18-like: protein MSLAIPEMFRHILRVLNTNTDGWQKTAFAITAMKGVGWRYAHVVLRKADIDLTKRAGELTEDEVECVITIKQNLQPYKITDWFLNRQKDVKDRNYSQALANSLDNKLHENLERLKKIRAHRGPHHFWGLHVQG, encoded by the coding sequence ATGTCTCTAGCGATTCCTGAGATGTTCCGGCACATTTTGCGAGTACTCAACACCAATACTGACGGGTGGCAGAAAACAGCCTTTGCCATCACAGCCATGAAGGGTGTGGGGTGGAGATATGCTCATGTGGTGTTGAGGAAAGCAGACATTGACCTCACCAAAAGGGCTGGAGAACTCACGGAGGACGAAGTGGAATGTGTGATCACCATCAAGCAGAACCTACAACCGTACAAGATAACAGACTGGTTCTTGAACAGACAGAAGGATGTGAAGGACAGAAATTACAGTCAGGCTCTGGCCAACAGTCTAGACAACAAGCTACATGAGAACCTGGAGCGACTGAAGAAGATTAGAGCCCATAGGGGGCCGCACCACTTTTGGGGCCTTCATGTCCAAGGTTAG